In Engraulis encrasicolus isolate BLACKSEA-1 chromosome 24, IST_EnEncr_1.0, whole genome shotgun sequence, a single genomic region encodes these proteins:
- the oprm1 gene encoding mu-type opioid receptor has product MAEAGNVSDLEYMESQMVNSSAYCLNFSDNLHLLGANYSICDHAENQEKGSTPVLIAIIITAVYSIVCVIGVVGNVLVMYVIIRYTKMKTATNIYIFNLALADALVTSTLPFQSVNYLMGTWPFGDVLCKIIMSIDYYNMFTSIFTLSTMSVDRYIAVCHPVKALDFRTPRNAKIVNVYNWILSSAIGIPVMILASTIPVYHSNLPPVVDCNLHFPHPSWYWENLMKICVFIFAFVMPVLIITVCYGLMILRLRSVRMLSGSKEKDRNLRRITRMVLVVVAIFIVCWTPIHIFVIVMALVAIPLSTPLKTITWHFCIALGYINSCLNPVLYAFLDENFKRCFREFCVPSPTVRRWRLESSQARRNQGKPGREAGGPSTETVDKTNQQV; this is encoded by the exons ATGGCAGAAGCTGGCAATGTGTCAGACCTGGAGTACATGGAGTCTCAGATGGTTAACAGCAGTGCGTACTGCTTGAACTTCAGCGATAACCTGCACCTTCTCGGCGCCAATTATTCGATATGTGACCATGCTGAAAACCAGGAGAAGGGTTCAACGCCTGTCCTCATCGCCATCATTATCACCGCCGTGTACTCCATCGTGTGTGTGATAGGGGTGGTCGGCAATGTCCTGGTCATGTATGTTATCATCAG GTACACAAAAATGAAAACGGCCACCAACATCTACATATTCAACCTGGCCCTGGCAGACGCGCTGGTGACGAGCACGCTGCCCTTCCAGAGCGTCAACTACCTGATGGGCACGTGGCCGTTCGGGGACGTGCTGTGCAAGATCATCATGTCCATAGACTACTACAACATGTTCACCAGCATCTTCACCCTCTCCACCATGAGCGTCGACCGCTACATCGCCGTGTGCCACCCGGTCAAGGCCTTGGACTTCAGGACGCCGCGCAACGCCAAGATCGTCAACGTGTACAACTGGATCCTGTCCTCGGCCATCGGGATCCCCGTCATGATTCTGGCGTCAACCATTCCT GTATATCACTCTA ATCTCCCTCCCGTGGTGGACTGCAACCTCCACTTCCCCCACCCGTCCTGGTACTGGGAGAACCTGATGAAGATCTGTGTCTTCATCTTCGCCTTCGTCATGCCCGTGCTGATCATCACCGTGTGCTACGGCCTGATGATCCTGCGGCTGCGCAGCGTGCGCATGCTTTCGGGCTCCAAGGAGAAGGACCGCAACCTGCGGCGCATCACGCgcatggtgctggtggtggtggccatcTTCATCGTCTGCTGGACGCCCATCCACATCTTCGTCATCGTCATGGCGCTGGTGGCCATCCCGCTGTCCACGCCGCTCAAGACCATCACCTGGCACTTCTGCATCGCGCTGGGCTACATCAACAGCTGCCTCAACCCCGTGCTCTACGCCTTCCTGGACGAGAACTTCAAGCGCTGCTTCCGCGAGTTCTGCGTGCCGAGCCCCACCGTGCGCCGCTGGAGGCTCGAGTCCTCGCAGGCCAGGAGGAACCAGGGGAAGCCGGGCCGAGAAGCTGGTGGTCCGTCCACCGAAACTGTGGACAAAACCAACCAGCAGGTATGA